In Streptomyces sp. NBC_01381, a genomic segment contains:
- a CDS encoding DUF3311 domain-containing protein, which translates to MPPTAEDSGEQGSPALAASPLDGLPSLRGVARPSLWLLLVPVLLYGSAPFVANRIEPRILGVPFLLAWVIAATVISPLVIWLAARLDPAYRTGAVEPIPADDLAAGSEGGRR; encoded by the coding sequence ATGCCCCCCACAGCCGAAGACAGCGGCGAGCAGGGGTCACCGGCCCTTGCGGCCTCGCCCCTCGACGGCCTTCCCAGTCTGCGTGGCGTCGCCCGCCCCTCCCTGTGGCTGCTGCTCGTCCCCGTCCTGCTGTACGGGTCCGCCCCGTTCGTCGCCAACCGCATCGAGCCCCGGATCCTCGGCGTCCCCTTCCTCCTCGCCTGGGTCATCGCCGCCACGGTGATCAGCCCGCTCGTCATCTGGCTCGCCGCGCGCCTCGACCCCGCCTACCGCACGGGCGCCGTGGAACCCATCCCTGCCGACGATCTCGCCGCAGGCTCCGAAGGAGGCCGCCGATGA
- a CDS encoding sodium:solute symporter produces MNGSAAVATTVFGIAMVATILIGVWSARGRSKGLAEWSVSSRGLGVLFIWLLMAGETYTSFSFLGTAGWSYSFGAPILYLVAYLTVGFAVAYVVGPALWTYASRHGLISIADIAEFRFRSRPVGILVAVVATVFIVPYIQVQIQGMGVVVNAMTYGHVDLKVAAVISFVVAEVFILVSGLRGSAWVSVLKDMLVIVAVVFLAVYIPMHYLGGFSDFMQRMVSEKREWLTFPGHESGGRDGVWFLSTVVLNAVTITIFPTTVAGYLSAKSPNALRRNALLLPWYQLLLFVPMVVGATALFVMPTLGNPDLALFSLVTDSLPSPVVALIGVAGALSAIVPMSVFMLSIGTLWGRTVLGGGNGADPRARRRVLGKAGDASDMRTKRLSQLVCVVAGLIALAGSLFYPNTLVELSVLSYEGLAQLVPVVLLSLYWRRLTARAAVAGMVAGLAVMTGLWATENDPFLGVNGGIIALAVNLVVVVVVVWVAPGPGTGAGPGSGAGVAGPASGLVPGPPGCPEGGGSGPGVKGAPSSRRLRRFRFASPLTPNPPPREAR; encoded by the coding sequence ATGAACGGGTCCGCAGCCGTCGCGACGACCGTGTTCGGGATCGCCATGGTCGCGACCATCCTGATCGGGGTGTGGAGCGCCCGGGGCCGGTCGAAGGGGCTCGCCGAGTGGTCGGTCTCCAGCCGTGGACTCGGGGTGCTCTTCATTTGGCTGCTGATGGCCGGCGAGACGTACACCAGCTTCTCGTTCCTGGGGACGGCCGGCTGGTCGTATTCGTTTGGCGCGCCGATCCTCTATCTTGTCGCGTATCTGACGGTGGGCTTCGCCGTCGCGTACGTCGTGGGGCCCGCGCTGTGGACGTACGCGAGCCGGCACGGGCTCATCTCGATCGCGGATATCGCCGAATTCCGGTTCCGCTCGCGGCCGGTGGGGATTCTCGTTGCTGTTGTCGCGACTGTTTTCATCGTCCCCTATATCCAAGTGCAGATTCAGGGCATGGGCGTCGTGGTGAACGCGATGACGTACGGCCATGTCGATCTGAAGGTCGCGGCCGTCATCTCTTTCGTGGTGGCCGAGGTCTTCATCCTTGTTTCTGGGCTGCGCGGGTCGGCGTGGGTGAGCGTGCTCAAGGACATGCTGGTGATCGTCGCCGTCGTGTTCCTCGCCGTGTACATCCCGATGCACTACCTGGGTGGCTTCAGCGACTTCATGCAGCGCATGGTGAGCGAGAAGCGTGAGTGGCTGACCTTTCCGGGTCATGAGTCCGGCGGGCGTGACGGTGTGTGGTTCCTGAGCACTGTGGTGCTCAACGCCGTGACGATCACCATCTTCCCGACCACGGTTGCCGGTTACCTCAGTGCGAAGAGTCCCAACGCGCTGCGGCGCAACGCGCTGCTGCTGCCTTGGTACCAGCTGCTGTTGTTCGTGCCGATGGTGGTCGGTGCCACGGCGTTGTTCGTGATGCCGACCCTCGGCAATCCCGACTTGGCCCTTTTCAGCCTTGTGACTGACTCGTTGCCCTCGCCCGTCGTCGCGCTCATCGGTGTTGCGGGGGCTCTGTCGGCGATTGTGCCGATGAGTGTTTTCATGCTTTCCATCGGTACGTTGTGGGGTCGTACTGTTTTGGGTGGCGGTAACGGTGCTGATCCGCGAGCCCGGCGTCGTGTTCTCGGGAAGGCTGGAGATGCCAGTGATATGCGGACCAAGCGGTTGTCTCAACTGGTCTGTGTCGTCGCTGGGTTGATCGCCCTTGCGGGCAGTCTGTTTTATCCGAACACGCTTGTTGAGTTGTCGGTGCTGTCTTATGAAGGGCTTGCGCAGCTCGTTCCTGTTGTGCTGCTTTCCTTGTACTGGCGGCGGTTGACTGCGCGGGCCGCTGTTGCGGGGATGGTGGCTGGGCTTGCGGTGATGACGGGGTTGTGGGCGACCGAGAATGACCCCTTCCTGGGGGTGAACGGCGGCATTATCGCGCTTGCGGTCAATTTGGTTGTGGTGGTTGTTGTCGTCTGGGTGGCGCCGGGGCCGGGGACAGGGGCGGGGCCGGGGTCGGGCGCCGGGGTTGCTGGGCCTGCGTCTGGGTTGGTGCCGGGGCCGCCCGGTTGTCCGGAGGGTGGCGGTTCCGGGCCGGGTGTAAAGGGCGCTCCTTCGTCGCGTCGGCTGCGCCGATTCCGCTTCGCTTCACCCTTGACACCCAACCCTCCACCGCGAGAAGCGAGATGA
- a CDS encoding penicillin acylase family protein, whose protein sequence is MTEYEVPGLVEPVEIVIDQWGVPHLYAASQGDLFLAQGFNAARDRLFQLDLWRRRGLGLLAEVLGQQYVEHDRAARLFLYRGDMAEEWRAYGDDTERVTAAFVCGINAYVALCRADSGHLPPEFVELGYLPAFWEPSDVARIRSHGLQYNLRDEVARALTLRDHGPGAEELRRRREPAPHQLRVPDGLDLSVIPDDVLRVYEMATTPPWAADAAPRQGLDGSNNWVIAPSRTATGRPLLANDPHRAVTLPALRYLAHLSAPGIDVIGAGEPALPGISIGHNGHIAFGLTIFPIDQEDLYVYRTNPADPHAYWYQGRWEAMTRVTEEIPVRGGDPVAADLWFTRHGPVIRELPDKNAAFAVRAAWLGPGMAPYLGSIDYMRAESPDAFVAAMRRWGAPGENQVYAAPDGTIGWRPAGRVPVRRGWDGTLPVPGDGRYEWDGFLDVEELPSERDPEQGWFATANQLNLPPDYPNDEKTVTYDWYAATRHDRISEELGARTGWTVEECVRLQTDYVSLPARRVQRLLGGLEGGDPVVAGAVGLLRDWDARLTVESPAGALFEVWYRRHLRPALLERALDGIVGEKERRQRALARVLPVEDAAADPRVDLELLEGDPDPVLLLRTLADAVGELGRLLGPDPGGWAWGALHQAQLRHPIAGLIDGPAPEWASLGPVPRGGSGDTVGAAAYGPGFRQTAGATFRIVVDVGSWDDSVAMNSPGQSGVPGSEHYEDLFGAWAADGSFPLLYSRAAVEKGARRTITLLPSVAPLGVEETQPAEPNGT, encoded by the coding sequence ATGACGGAGTATGAGGTCCCAGGGCTTGTTGAGCCTGTGGAGATCGTGATTGATCAGTGGGGCGTGCCTCACCTGTATGCCGCCTCGCAGGGCGACCTCTTCCTCGCCCAAGGGTTCAACGCCGCGCGTGATCGGCTCTTCCAGCTCGATCTGTGGCGGCGTCGTGGACTCGGGCTGCTTGCCGAGGTGTTGGGGCAGCAGTACGTCGAACATGACCGTGCGGCACGGCTGTTCCTCTACCGGGGTGACATGGCTGAGGAGTGGCGTGCCTACGGTGATGACACGGAGCGGGTGACGGCGGCGTTCGTGTGCGGCATCAACGCCTATGTGGCGCTGTGCCGCGCGGATTCGGGCCATCTACCGCCGGAATTTGTGGAGTTGGGGTACCTACCGGCGTTCTGGGAGCCGTCGGATGTGGCTCGTATTCGCAGCCACGGGCTCCAGTACAACCTCCGCGACGAGGTCGCCCGAGCTCTCACCCTGCGCGACCACGGTCCCGGCGCGGAGGAGCTTCGGCGGCGACGTGAGCCTGCGCCGCACCAACTGCGCGTCCCCGACGGGCTGGACCTGTCCGTCATCCCGGACGACGTTCTGCGTGTGTACGAGATGGCCACCACGCCCCCGTGGGCGGCGGACGCAGCTCCCCGCCAGGGCCTGGACGGGTCCAACAACTGGGTCATCGCTCCGTCCCGCACCGCCACCGGCCGCCCGCTGCTCGCGAACGACCCCCACCGCGCCGTAACCCTGCCCGCCCTGCGCTATCTGGCCCACCTCTCGGCGCCCGGCATCGACGTCATCGGTGCGGGCGAACCGGCCCTGCCCGGCATCTCCATCGGCCACAACGGGCACATCGCGTTCGGTCTGACGATCTTTCCGATCGATCAGGAGGATCTGTACGTCTACCGAACCAACCCCGCCGACCCGCACGCGTACTGGTATCAGGGGCGGTGGGAAGCGATGACTCGGGTCACGGAGGAGATTCCGGTGCGGGGTGGGGACCCCGTCGCCGCCGATCTGTGGTTCACGCGGCACGGTCCGGTCATTCGCGAACTCCCGGACAAGAACGCCGCGTTCGCGGTCCGTGCCGCCTGGCTTGGGCCCGGTATGGCCCCCTATCTGGGCAGCATCGACTACATGCGGGCGGAGAGCCCGGATGCGTTCGTTGCGGCCATGCGCCGCTGGGGTGCTCCCGGCGAGAATCAGGTCTATGCGGCCCCCGACGGCACCATCGGCTGGCGTCCCGCCGGTCGCGTTCCCGTCAGGCGGGGCTGGGACGGCACCCTGCCGGTCCCGGGTGACGGGCGTTACGAGTGGGACGGGTTCCTGGACGTCGAGGAGCTGCCGTCGGAGCGTGACCCGGAGCAGGGTTGGTTCGCCACCGCCAACCAGCTGAACCTGCCGCCCGATTACCCGAACGACGAGAAGACGGTGACGTACGACTGGTACGCCGCCACCCGCCACGACCGCATCAGTGAGGAGCTCGGTGCGCGCACCGGGTGGACCGTTGAAGAGTGCGTCCGGTTGCAGACCGACTATGTGAGTCTGCCCGCCCGGCGCGTTCAGCGGCTGCTCGGGGGATTGGAGGGCGGCGATCCCGTGGTGGCCGGCGCCGTCGGACTGCTGCGTGACTGGGACGCTCGGCTCACCGTCGAGTCCCCGGCCGGCGCCCTCTTCGAGGTCTGGTACCGGCGTCATCTGCGGCCCGCCCTCCTGGAGCGGGCGCTCGACGGGATTGTGGGGGAGAAGGAGCGGCGGCAGCGGGCTCTTGCGCGGGTGCTGCCCGTGGAGGATGCCGCCGCCGACCCCCGCGTCGATCTTGAGCTGCTTGAGGGTGATCCGGATCCCGTGCTGTTGCTCCGCACGCTTGCCGACGCCGTCGGTGAGTTGGGGCGGCTGCTCGGGCCCGACCCCGGCGGATGGGCCTGGGGTGCGCTGCACCAGGCTCAGTTGCGGCATCCCATCGCCGGCCTGATCGACGGGCCCGCCCCGGAGTGGGCCTCTCTGGGGCCCGTCCCGCGCGGCGGCAGTGGGGACACCGTGGGGGCCGCCGCCTATGGGCCCGGCTTTCGGCAGACCGCCGGGGCCACCTTCCGGATCGTCGTCGACGTCGGCTCCTGGGACGACTCCGTGGCCATGAACTCGCCGGGGCAGTCCGGTGTTCCGGGCAGTGAGCACTATGAGGATCTGTTCGGGGCCTGGGCCGCCGATGGTTCCTTTCCGCTGCTGTACTCCCGTGCCGCCGTGGAGAAGGGGGCGCGGCGGACGATCACCCTGCTGCCGTCCGTCGCGCCCCTGGGTGTGGAGGAGACTCAGCCCGCCGAACCGAACGGCACATAG
- a CDS encoding DUF917 domain-containing protein, whose protein sequence is MREITLDNLDDIARGAGILGTGGGGDPYIGKLLAHEAIRAHGPVRVVAIDEVPADATVVPISGMGAPTVLLERVPNGLEELAALRALERHIGRPATHIAPIEIGGVNSMLPIACAARSGLPIVDGDAMGRAFPEAQMVLPGLIGVTNSPMALADDKGNTIIIEAVDNHTAERIGRAVCVELGCQIACADTVLRGNQLAAGLVPATLTLAERLGAAVRTARAAHTGPVAAARRVLGGRALLTGKVVDVGRRTERGFARGRARIEGTGPDTDKMLELAFQNEHLMAVRDDVTVTTTPDLICVLDSGTGDPITTEGLRYGLRVSVVAAPCDPRWTTPDGLALTGPRYFGYEVDYVPFGSAG, encoded by the coding sequence ATGCGTGAAATCACCCTCGACAACCTCGACGACATCGCGCGCGGCGCGGGCATCCTCGGCACGGGCGGAGGCGGCGACCCGTACATCGGCAAGCTGCTGGCCCACGAGGCGATCCGGGCGCACGGCCCGGTGCGGGTCGTCGCCATCGACGAGGTGCCGGCCGACGCGACCGTCGTCCCGATCTCGGGGATGGGCGCCCCGACCGTCCTCCTCGAGCGCGTACCGAACGGCCTGGAGGAACTGGCCGCGTTACGCGCCCTGGAAAGACACATCGGCCGCCCCGCGACGCACATCGCGCCGATCGAGATCGGCGGGGTCAACTCCATGCTGCCGATCGCCTGCGCCGCGCGGTCGGGTCTGCCGATCGTGGACGGGGACGCGATGGGTCGGGCGTTCCCCGAGGCACAGATGGTGCTGCCGGGCCTGATCGGGGTCACCAACTCCCCGATGGCGCTGGCCGACGACAAGGGCAACACGATCATCATCGAGGCGGTCGACAACCACACGGCCGAGCGGATCGGGCGAGCGGTGTGCGTGGAACTCGGCTGCCAGATCGCCTGCGCGGACACCGTGCTGCGCGGCAACCAGCTCGCCGCCGGCCTGGTCCCGGCGACGCTCACGCTCGCCGAGCGACTGGGCGCGGCGGTGCGCACGGCGCGGGCCGCGCACACCGGCCCGGTGGCGGCGGCGCGGAGAGTGCTGGGCGGCAGAGCGCTCCTGACGGGCAAGGTGGTCGATGTCGGCCGGCGCACGGAACGGGGCTTCGCACGGGGCCGGGCCCGCATAGAGGGCACCGGCCCCGACACCGACAAGATGCTCGAACTCGCCTTCCAGAACGAACACTTGATGGCGGTCCGGGACGACGTGACCGTGACGACGACGCCAGACCTGATCTGCGTCCTGGACAGCGGAACAGGCGACCCGATCACCACGGAGGGCCTGCGCTACGGCCTGCGCGTCAGCGTCGTGGCCGCCCCGTGCGACCCACGCTGGACCACTCCGGACGGCCTGGCACTGACCGGCCCGCGCTATTTCGGGTACGAGGTGGACTATGTGCCGTTCGGTTCGGCGGGCTGA
- a CDS encoding hydantoinase/oxoprolinase family protein, with product MRIGIDVGGTNTDAALLGGDDRVLATAKSPTTSDITSGVTAAVRALDPPVESVTAVMIGTTHFLNALIEGARLAPVAAVRLGLPATAALPPMTDWPERQRAAVGGHGYLCHGGREFDGRPLSPLDPEELKRAAADIAARGLTSVAVSSVFSPAAEEDERRAAEILRAELAVGTHFSLSHELGRVGLLARENATIINAALRDLAVVIVESLGKALVEVEVTAPFFLSQNDGTLMDVDFARAYPVATFASGPTNSMRGAAFLSGLGDCAVVDVGGTTADVGILSGGFPRETAGESRAAGIRTNFRAPDVLSLGIGGGSLVSPDGETGPRSVGHRLTEEALVFGGTTLTATDLAVAAGLAEVGDRTQVAHLQREFTDQALDRIAGRLAESVDRMRTSAAALPVVAVGGGSVLVPDALPGFADVRRPRHFDVANAVGAAITQVGGEVDRVYQVPEGRRDSVLAGARDEAVERARDAGARPGSVRVVDIEEVPLAYLPGGATRIRVKAVGDLDPARITGASVRRSDRATAHA from the coding sequence ATGCGTATCGGCATCGACGTCGGGGGGACCAACACCGACGCCGCACTCCTCGGGGGCGACGACCGTGTGCTCGCCACCGCCAAGTCGCCCACCACGTCCGACATCACCTCCGGGGTCACCGCCGCCGTCCGGGCCCTGGATCCACCCGTCGAGTCCGTCACGGCGGTGATGATCGGCACCACGCACTTCCTCAACGCGCTCATCGAGGGCGCCCGCCTCGCCCCCGTCGCCGCCGTACGTCTGGGTCTGCCCGCGACGGCCGCCCTTCCGCCCATGACGGACTGGCCCGAACGGCAGCGGGCCGCCGTCGGCGGGCACGGCTATCTCTGCCACGGCGGAAGGGAGTTCGACGGGCGGCCGCTTTCGCCGCTCGACCCGGAGGAACTGAAACGGGCCGCGGCGGACATCGCGGCGCGCGGGCTCACCTCCGTTGCCGTCTCATCGGTGTTCTCGCCGGCCGCCGAGGAGGACGAGCGGCGCGCGGCCGAGATCCTGCGGGCCGAGCTGGCCGTGGGCACGCACTTCTCGCTCTCCCACGAGCTGGGCCGGGTCGGACTCCTCGCCCGCGAGAACGCCACGATCATCAACGCGGCGCTGCGGGATCTGGCGGTCGTCATCGTCGAGTCGCTCGGCAAGGCGCTCGTGGAGGTGGAGGTCACCGCGCCGTTCTTCCTCTCGCAGAACGACGGGACGCTGATGGACGTCGACTTCGCGCGCGCCTACCCGGTGGCGACGTTCGCGTCAGGGCCGACCAACTCGATGCGGGGCGCGGCCTTCCTCTCCGGGCTGGGAGACTGCGCGGTCGTCGACGTGGGCGGCACCACGGCCGACGTCGGCATCCTCAGCGGGGGCTTTCCGCGCGAGACGGCGGGCGAGAGCAGGGCCGCGGGGATCCGCACCAACTTCCGCGCCCCCGACGTCCTCTCGCTCGGCATCGGCGGCGGCTCGCTCGTCTCACCGGACGGGGAGACAGGCCCACGGTCGGTCGGCCACCGGCTCACCGAGGAGGCCCTGGTCTTCGGCGGCACGACACTGACGGCGACGGACCTCGCGGTCGCGGCGGGCCTGGCCGAGGTCGGGGACCGCACCCAAGTAGCGCATCTACAACGGGAGTTCACCGACCAGGCCCTCGACAGGATCGCCGGGCGGCTCGCCGAGAGCGTCGACCGGATGCGGACCTCGGCCGCCGCGCTGCCGGTAGTGGCGGTCGGGGGCGGCTCCGTCCTGGTCCCGGACGCGCTGCCCGGCTTCGCCGATGTGCGCCGGCCACGCCACTTCGACGTGGCCAATGCGGTCGGTGCGGCGATCACCCAGGTCGGCGGCGAGGTCGACCGGGTCTACCAAGTCCCGGAAGGGCGGCGGGATTCGGTGCTCGCCGGGGCCCGCGACGAGGCGGTGGAGCGGGCGCGGGACGCCGGGGCGCGCCCCGGCAGCGTACGCGTCGTCGACATCGAGGAGGTGCCGCTCGCCTATCTGCCCGGCGGCGCGACACGCATCCGGGTCAAGGCGGTCGGCGACCTCGATCCGGCGCGGATCACCGGGGCGTCGGTACGTCGCTCCGACCGGGCGACCGCGCATGCGTGA
- a CDS encoding NAD(P)/FAD-dependent oxidoreductase yields MQPPRILIVGGGFAGMECAHKLERTLRASDAQLRLISPQDSQLYLPLLPHVAAGVLTPQAVAVPLRRMLRRTVIVPGGAIGVDPHAKAVIVRKINGEEVVERYDYLVLTPGSVTRQFDIPGVDTHAVGVKTLAEAAWIRDHVIAQLDLAATTSDRAERASRLQFVVVGGGYAGTETAACLQRLTSAAVKRYPGLDASLIKWHLVDIAPKLMPELGDRLGEKALAILRRRGLNVSLGVSVAKATEDSVTLTDGRVLPCRTLIWTAGVAPSPLIATLGAETDRGRLVVRPDLTVPGLDGVFALGDAAAVPDLAKGGDAICPPTAQHAMRQGWAAAKNITAALHGDPLTDYRHKDMGLVVDLGGTQAVSKPLGVQLTGLPAQIVARGYHLGALRTLTARFRTAANWGLNAVAGNDYVRTGFQAQRPATLKDFERTDVYLSKDEIDARIATEGTRRSMAPEKPRFP; encoded by the coding sequence ATGCAACCTCCCCGGATTCTGATCGTCGGCGGCGGATTCGCCGGTATGGAGTGCGCGCACAAGCTGGAGCGGACGCTCAGGGCGAGCGACGCCCAGCTGCGGCTCATCAGCCCGCAGGACAGCCAGCTGTATCTGCCGCTGCTTCCGCATGTCGCGGCGGGCGTGCTCACCCCGCAGGCGGTGGCGGTGCCGCTGCGCCGGATGCTGCGGCGCACGGTGATCGTGCCGGGCGGGGCGATCGGCGTGGACCCGCACGCGAAGGCCGTGATCGTACGGAAGATCAACGGCGAGGAGGTCGTGGAGCGTTACGACTACCTGGTGCTCACGCCGGGCAGTGTGACGCGGCAGTTCGACATCCCCGGTGTCGACACCCACGCCGTGGGCGTCAAGACGCTGGCCGAGGCCGCGTGGATCCGCGACCACGTGATCGCGCAGCTCGACCTGGCGGCGACGACATCGGACCGGGCGGAGCGCGCGTCACGGCTGCAGTTCGTGGTCGTCGGCGGCGGGTACGCGGGGACGGAGACGGCGGCCTGTCTGCAGCGGCTCACCAGTGCCGCCGTGAAGCGGTATCCGGGGCTCGACGCGTCGCTGATCAAGTGGCATCTGGTGGACATCGCACCGAAGTTGATGCCCGAACTGGGCGACCGGCTCGGCGAGAAGGCGCTCGCCATCCTGCGGCGGCGCGGCCTGAACGTGTCCCTCGGGGTCTCGGTGGCCAAGGCGACCGAGGACTCCGTCACGCTCACCGACGGGCGCGTGCTGCCGTGCCGCACGCTGATCTGGACCGCGGGCGTCGCGCCGAGCCCGCTCATCGCCACGCTGGGCGCCGAGACCGACCGGGGCCGCCTGGTGGTGCGCCCGGATCTGACAGTGCCCGGCCTGGACGGGGTGTTCGCGCTCGGCGACGCGGCGGCCGTGCCGGACCTCGCCAAGGGCGGCGACGCGATCTGCCCGCCGACCGCGCAGCACGCCATGCGGCAGGGGTGGGCCGCCGCGAAGAACATCACCGCGGCGCTGCACGGCGACCCGCTGACCGACTACCGGCACAAGGACATGGGCCTGGTCGTCGACCTCGGCGGCACCCAGGCCGTGTCGAAGCCGCTGGGCGTGCAGTTGACGGGCCTGCCCGCGCAGATCGTGGCGCGCGGCTACCACCTGGGCGCGCTGCGCACCCTCACCGCGCGCTTCCGCACGGCGGCGAACTGGGGTCTGAACGCGGTCGCGGGCAACGATTACGTACGCACCGGCTTCCAGGCCCAACGCCCCGCCACGCTCAAGGACTTCGAGCGCACCGACGTCTATCTCTCGAAGGACGAGATCGACGCGCGGATCGCGACGGAGGGCACCAGGCGGTCGATGGCCCCGGAGAAGCCACGCTTCCCGTAG
- a CDS encoding VOC family protein, with translation MVHVLSSRILLHPTDPERSRAFYGEALGLAVYREFGTGPERGTVYFLGGGFIEVSGRSESPPSPGLQLWLQVPDAQAAHAELVERGVEVTRPPLKEPWGLIEMWIADPDGVKIVVVEVPGDHPMRFRPGI, from the coding sequence ATGGTGCACGTACTGAGCAGCAGGATCCTGCTCCACCCCACCGACCCCGAGCGCTCGCGCGCTTTCTACGGCGAGGCGCTCGGCCTGGCCGTCTACCGCGAGTTCGGCACGGGCCCCGAGCGCGGCACGGTCTACTTCCTGGGCGGCGGCTTCATCGAAGTCTCCGGCCGCTCCGAGAGCCCGCCATCGCCCGGCCTGCAGCTGTGGCTCCAGGTTCCGGACGCGCAGGCGGCCCACGCGGAGCTCGTGGAGCGCGGCGTGGAGGTGACACGACCGCCGCTGAAGGAGCCCTGGGGTCTGATCGAGATGTGGATCGCGGACCCGGACGGCGTCAAGATCGTCGTCGTCGAGGTCCCGGGCGACCATCCGATGCGTTTCCGGCCGGGGATCTGA
- a CDS encoding GNAT family N-acetyltransferase → MDTAPRPSTSDLVFRDATDADVDTLVALIESAYRGDTSRTGWTTEADILEGQRTDPQGVVDVIKSPTSKLLTVERDGRVVACCQLEHRGTHAYFGMFAVSPDLQGAGLGKVIIAEAERTVRETWGAREMHMTVISVRDDLIAWYERRGYRRTGEMTPFPYGDERFGIPQRADLQFELLVKPLA, encoded by the coding sequence ATGGACACCGCACCGCGCCCCAGCACCAGTGACCTCGTCTTCCGGGACGCCACCGACGCGGATGTCGACACGCTCGTCGCGCTGATCGAATCGGCGTACCGCGGTGACACCAGCCGGACCGGCTGGACCACGGAGGCGGACATCCTGGAGGGGCAGCGGACCGACCCCCAGGGCGTCGTCGATGTCATCAAGTCGCCCACGAGCAAGCTGCTCACGGTGGAGCGCGACGGGCGGGTCGTCGCCTGCTGCCAGCTCGAACACCGCGGTACGCACGCCTACTTCGGGATGTTCGCGGTGAGCCCGGACCTCCAGGGCGCGGGCCTCGGCAAAGTCATCATCGCGGAGGCCGAGCGGACCGTCCGCGAGACGTGGGGCGCCCGTGAGATGCACATGACCGTGATCTCCGTACGCGACGACCTCATCGCCTGGTACGAGCGGCGCGGCTACCGCCGTACGGGAGAGATGACGCCCTTCCCGTACGGCGATGAGCGCTTCGGCATTCCGCAACGTGCCGACCTGCAGTTCGAGCTGCTGGTCAAGCCGCTGGCCTGA
- a CDS encoding glycerophosphodiester phosphodiesterase family protein, giving the protein MNFLTIGHRGVMGVEPENTLRSFIAAQAAGLDLIELDLHLSKDGALVVMHDADVARTTDGKGPIAEKTLAELRELDAGRGERIPVFEEVLDAVKAPLQAEIKDVAAARALAEVMHRRDLVSRVEVISFHDDAIAEIARLVPGVRTALVASRYGTDVVERATAVGATTLVLNIRRLTLEIVERAKKADLRIIGWVVNTQDDLRLVRALQLDGATTDYPEIKRTGRFTA; this is encoded by the coding sequence TTGAACTTCCTCACCATCGGTCATCGCGGGGTCATGGGTGTCGAACCCGAGAACACCCTCCGCTCCTTCATCGCCGCGCAAGCCGCGGGCCTCGATCTCATCGAGCTCGATCTGCATCTGAGCAAGGACGGCGCCCTCGTCGTCATGCACGACGCCGACGTGGCCCGTACGACCGACGGCAAGGGACCGATCGCCGAGAAGACCCTGGCCGAGCTGCGGGAGCTCGACGCGGGGCGCGGCGAGCGCATCCCCGTCTTCGAAGAGGTCCTGGACGCCGTGAAGGCCCCGCTGCAGGCCGAGATCAAGGACGTGGCGGCCGCGCGCGCCCTCGCCGAGGTCATGCACCGCCGCGATCTGGTGTCGCGGGTGGAGGTGATCTCCTTCCACGACGACGCGATCGCCGAGATCGCGCGCCTGGTCCCCGGCGTACGCACCGCGCTCGTCGCGAGCCGCTACGGCACCGACGTCGTGGAGCGCGCCACGGCGGTCGGCGCCACCACCCTCGTGCTGAACATCCGGCGCCTGACGCTGGAGATCGTCGAGCGTGCCAAGAAGGCCGACCTGCGGATCATCGGCTGGGTCGTGAACACCCAGGACGATCTGCGCCTGGTGCGCGCGCTGCAGCTGGACGGCGCGACGACGGACTATCCGGAGATCAAGCGGACGGGCCGCTTCACGGCCTGA
- a CDS encoding PadR family transcriptional regulator, which produces MAVPRSPSPQRPDELPPTAWAVLGLLSFPGERTGYELKKWADASLRFFYWSPAISQIYAELRRLEGLGYATSRRSGPEEPRTKRTYAITDAGRAALAGWAGGAEDVGPPVLKHPLLLRVWLGHLAEPDELRARVREHIARTRGELAQVREALARADGVEAWSHPQIALRWSARRLEAEIGLAEAMLDDLAGLAGLAGPTENTAPAAPGQPLEDSPTHG; this is translated from the coding sequence ATGGCAGTCCCTCGTTCCCCCTCGCCCCAGCGGCCCGATGAGCTGCCGCCGACCGCATGGGCCGTGCTCGGCCTGCTCTCCTTCCCCGGCGAGCGCACCGGCTACGAGCTCAAGAAGTGGGCGGACGCCTCGCTCCGTTTCTTCTACTGGTCGCCCGCCATCAGTCAGATCTACGCCGAGCTGCGCCGCCTCGAAGGCCTCGGCTACGCCACGTCGCGGCGCTCGGGACCCGAGGAACCGCGCACCAAGCGCACGTACGCCATCACCGATGCGGGCCGTGCCGCGCTCGCCGGGTGGGCGGGCGGCGCCGAGGACGTGGGGCCGCCGGTGCTCAAGCATCCGCTGCTCCTGAGGGTCTGGCTCGGGCATCTCGCAGAGCCGGACGAGCTGCGGGCACGGGTGCGCGAGCACATCGCCCGTACGAGGGGCGAGCTGGCGCAGGTGCGCGAGGCGCTCGCCCGCGCCGATGGCGTCGAGGCCTGGTCGCATCCGCAGATCGCGCTGCGCTGGAGCGCGCGGCGCCTGGAGGCGGAGATCGGCCTGGCCGAGGCGATGCTCGACGACCTCGCAGGCCTCGCTGGCCTCGCTGGCCCCACGGAGAACACCGCTCCCGCGGCGCCCGGTCAACCCCTGGAGGACTCGCCCACCCACGGGTGA